AGATAGGGCAAGCAATTTAACCCGCAACCCATGAATTCAAAATGAACACGACACGTAATTTAGGGTTAGAGTTTAGGTTAAACGGGTTTAAGTCATAAATGGGTGATTGGTTTAATAAACGTGTCGTGTTTGGGTTTAACATAAACGGGTTGGCAGGTTAACACGtttatacaatttatttattttttaagtaaattttagTTTAACTTAATTTAAGGTTGACAATTTAATCCGCGACCCGCGAACATGACATGTAATTTTAGAGTTAGGGTTTAAGTTTAATGGGTTCATGTCATAAACGGGTCACTCATTTATGACTCGTTTAATAAACGTGTCGTGTTCGAATTGGGAGAAATGGGTTGCCAGGTTAATCGGATTGACACGAACTTGATACGtcaacccgttttgccagccatATATTTAGgagaaatataatttgaaatgaagagaagcCTGTTaggcgcaaaaaaaaaaaagtgaaatggtAGAGAGAGGATCGTATTCTTTTGGAGGTTCCATGATTCCATCTCTTTAAGATGTATGGTCAAGACTTTCATGGTTGCCCATGTGATAAATAAGCACAACATTTCACTCTCCAAACTTTCACCATCCTTTTGCTCTCAAGAGAATTTTCCCATATGTGAAAGACTTCCAAAGAAAAATGACAACCATTTTGTTGAAGATGGCTCACAAAAGGCAAAGAAGCAAACAAAGAAGCTTCGTGGTAGGTCCTTTGTTGCGACTCGGAGAGCGGTGGCCGCTAACGCACTAAGTGCTAAAGCCATGCACTCTACAATTGCAGACTGAGCCATCATTCGGTCAAGCCCACGTGAGAAAAAGCTCTAAATGACAGGGTATTTTGGTCTCATAAATAAGacaaaacataattaatttgtaatgtattgTAACCCGTAGAATATTTCCaaaaatcactttttctttaataattattttacagtATTAGTGGCAGTTCTAAATATTCTCAGTTTGTTTcggtgtaaaaaaaataaataataaataataataataataatccgtatattttgatatttagtgccaaaaaaaaaataataatcaaactgaattgaaaatattttcattttggcaaaaaaaagcattttatTAGTTTCGAAAAATGGGTTTCATTTTTAGATTtcgtaaacaattttttaagtttgagtttCTACTTCTCAAACATCTAAACCAGCCACGTCACTGCCGAACCGCCTCCACCACATCACTGTCAAACCTCTACCGAGCCACCGTCAGATCACTattagaactcaattttttaaggttaattttattttatttttttatatgatttattctttttatattgccaataaaaattgatttttatagattaatatgattaagtaatatatatatatatatatatatatatatatgctttttaatGCATGCCAAAcgtcataaattttttcaacccaaaatatttttttaaaaaaacattttacgtcgaaataaaATGAAGCTtgttcctatttttttattattcaaaaattgattgaaactGTCACCCAATATCATAGAATaatcataaaacaaaaatataatttcgtCCCTGTaatcattgacaattttttttttttttttttgacatgtaatCATTTGACAATTTGCTTGCAAAACcttgatttgataaaaaattccACGTGAAATAAAGCAATAATCAATGGGCATTTTGGTCCATTGAAATGAGGCAAAACCATAAATTGGAATATACTATGCTCATTATCCATATGCTCATGCTCACTAATATGCTACCAACTCATATGGCTTTGGACGGACACTATCTTCCACTTGGATCGGATAAGCCCAACCATCAAAATCCCCAGACAATGCCACGTGTCTCCTTCATTTGCCAATCATCGCATTGCCAGCTGCCAAATCAATCTCTCGATTTGTTTAGTGGTCCCCACCACATCAAAAAGATTAGGATAAACCtcatgaccttttttttttttttaatcattacGATCTacgaataaaatattttaaaaacaattagaaTATTCCAAGATTATCCGAAATAGTACGCTAATAGCATTCGTCAAGCTGACATGGCATCCAGCTGTCCAATCCTGCTCAGTCTCACTCATCGCCACGTGATCAGGAAGCCAGACATTCTCTTCTCTCCTGTGTCGCGCCGCGTCTCGTACGTCCACCTCAGCCTTGTGGTCCCACGTAAGGAAACTCGAAAATTCCACTATAAATTCGGGCATCGGTGTTAGGGGAAAACCATTCAAACCACGTGGCTCTGAGATTTACGCAGCCTCACATTCCCAAGGCCTTAGCGATGGCTGGATTTCCGCTCACTCGCCGGAGCTCCGATGAGATTTCCGAATTTTCTGAAGAGGGGACGAGTTTTTCCGACTTGGTTTTTGGGTTTCTGGAGGAAGATCAAACTGTTCAAACTTCTTCAGAAAATTCGTTCAGCTCCAATGGCTACAACGATGCCGACGAAGACGAAGATGAAGATCATGAGAATCCCTTCAATGTTGAAGAAAACAAGGCCTTTTGGGAAGAACAAGACAGACATCTCCAGGTAAATTTTCACAtatgacagtttttttttttttttttttaatattattatattgatAAGATATGAATCCATTATGTGTAATTTAATTTGTGATTGATtaatgtttttgtatttttacagGGAACATTATACAGAACAAGTTCAATTGAGACGAAAATCCGGCAAGCCACAAAGGACGCATTAAGAGAATTTAGCAGCAGGGTGGATAATCAATGTGTGTGTCCAAGACCGGTCGCCGGAAGTTGCCGGAATTGCTTGCAACGGGAAATATGCAACCGCCTTATAAATGTCGGCTACAATTGTCTCATTTGCAAATCCAAGTGGAGGAACACACCTGATTTCCCATCAGGTAATTAACACAATATTCCGATCTCTATCCCAATGATTATATAtaatggaaaatgaaaataaaaaattaaattaaattaaagagtactaaagttgaaaaattacaatttttcagGGGAGCACACTTTCTTGGAAGTTTTGGACAAATCAAACCCAAAGAAAGGAGATGTGAGGGTTGTGATCGAGTTAAATTTTCGAGCAGAGTTCGAGATGGCGAGAGCCAGCAACGAATACAACCGATTGATTAGCCGGTTGCCGGAAATGTTTGTGGGCAAATCGGAGAGATTACGAAGCCTGATCAAGATTTTGTGCTGGGCGGCCAAAAAATgcatgaaggaaaagaaaatgcacTTGGGGCCATGGAGGAAGCACAAATACATGCAGGCTAAGTGGCTCAGCACATGCGAGAGAATGACACCGGAAATATTGCCGGTGGGTTTCTCCGACCGGCTACAGAAGCCTAAGGCCTCCATGTTAACCTTTGATTTGCTTGAGAATTTGGCCGGATTGCGTTTTGGTACTGCCGTTGAAGTTGTGTGATTTGTGAGAAACATAAAATTTTGCCCCtcggttttggttttttttgctCCTTGGATTTGTAAAATAGGGTGGTTTTGTAAGTTTCggagaaaataataattgaagcGCTTGTATTATGGGATGATGCTAAAAATGTAGCAATGAGTTTTTTCAGTATTATTAttgacttaaaaaataaataaagttttgaggattttttttttttaattttcaaaagttaCCACTAACTTGCCCCTACCCCACTGGCCACATAAAAAGTACAGTGATTATCTTTTTGGCAagttaattaagtaattaataaaaaagaatacaatCAACAATGATGCTTTGCATTTTGACTACAATGGGTCCAAACTTGTCTAGTAAGTAATAAAGTCTATAAAGAGATTGGTATATTTTATGTTAGTTGGGTAGTAAAGGTGCAACTTTTGTTTTGGGTTGCGGGTAGgagaatttttttcttaaggGAATTGTATATTGCTCAAAAGGGAGTGAGGATTTTCCACGAAGGGTCCAAAATTGTTAAGATATATCTCAACAAACTTGATGTTGCAGTTGATTTCACAGTCAAATTCAGTCAATGGATACTTGTAAAATGGTTAGAGATAATCGGAGACTGGCAATGCATTGCTGGCGAGAGAACTCGCCCACACCTAAATTATCGAAGCAAATTGTATACTGCATAAAAAGAGAGCGAGGGTTTTCTGAATTTTAGCATATGAGTGTGATTGTACGTGAAATGGTTATATGACTTTCCCCTATGTACACTGTTCACTAATGAGTTATTGGCCTTAGTTAGATTCTACACCTAAAATCACGGTGTAAATTCGATCTGAAATCATGGAGTAGTTATCCTTAGTTCTTCCATTTCGTCATTATTTTAGTGGGGGGTTACTCTAATACCCTGCCCAAATACATAGCAAACCtcataattaaaagaaaaatgtaataataaaaacGAAGACAAtttaagctaatatatatatatataggtaatcATAGTATGGGGATTAGACTAATAattataagggttaaatacttcagTCCCCCCGGAgttttataactttattttttctcccttgtgatttcatttttatcacaggaggtccctatAGTTTtaataatagaccaagttagtcctccgtcagttgaccgttagttgatttaacggaattccacgtggaccaatcaaatgttgacatgtggcacctacttaatttttttttaattaaaaaaatgtattttctaaaataaaaaaataaattaaaaaaaaaaaaaaaagattaggggtggccgaaac
This window of the Corylus avellana chromosome ca5, CavTom2PMs-1.0 genome carries:
- the LOC132182336 gene encoding uncharacterized protein LOC132182336 is translated as MAGFPLTRRSSDEISEFSEEGTSFSDLVFGFLEEDQTVQTSSENSFSSNGYNDADEDEDEDHENPFNVEENKAFWEEQDRHLQGTLYRTSSIETKIRQATKDALREFSSRVDNQCVCPRPVAGSCRNCLQREICNRLINVGYNCLICKSKWRNTPDFPSGEHTFLEVLDKSNPKKGDVRVVIELNFRAEFEMARASNEYNRLISRLPEMFVGKSERLRSLIKILCWAAKKCMKEKKMHLGPWRKHKYMQAKWLSTCERMTPEILPVGFSDRLQKPKASMLTFDLLENLAGLRFGTAVEVV